DNA sequence from the Pedobacter sp. W3I1 genome:
CCAATGCGGGTAACTTTTAAAGATTATGCTTTCTTTATGCCGATGGATATTGTTGGCAAAAAAGTAGTTTTAGATGGCTTAGCAAAGAAACAAACCATCTCCGTTGAAACTTTACGTCACTATGCCGAAGACGCGAAAAAATCTCCTGAAGAAGTAGCCAAAATTACCGATCCTAAAAAGGAACTGGCATTCGAAGCTAAAGGCGTGGTGATTTTGGATAAATAATTCCCAGAATTGAATATGGCAATATTGGTCACCCTGAATTTATTTTAGGGTCTTAATGGCGGCAAAGAAAGATGCTGAAATAAATTCAGCATGACGATACTATAAATAATAAACCCCAATGCATATTCTGCATCGGGGTTTATTATTTATATGACTCTTCGGAATTATAAAACCCAGTTCCAACCAAATTCATCAGGTGCTAAACCGTAACGGATATCGTTCAGTTTTTTAGCAATACCATTAGAAATATGTCTGGTTGATGGGTCGGTCAATTTATAGATCTGACCGTTATAGCCCATTTCGCCTACATGCGTTACTGTAGCAGCAGTTCCTGCGGCAAAAGCTTCGGTTAAGCTTCCTTTTTCGATTCCTTCAATTACTTCTTTAACAGAAACCCTGCGTTCTTCAACTTCTATTCCGGCATCTTTAGCCAGTTTAATAATGGTATCACGCGTTACACCATCTAAAACGGTACTGCGTACTGATGGCGTAACCAGTTTACCATTAATGACAAAAAGCAAGTTGGCTGTTCCAGCTTCTTCAATAAACTCATGGGTTACTGAATCTGTCCAGATCAATTGATCATAACCTTCTTTTTTAGCTTGTTCGAAAGGATATAACGAACGTGCATAATTTCCAGCAGTTTTGGCAAAGCCCACACCACCTTCATCTGCACGCGTAAATTCAGTTTCAATTTTAACCTTTAATGCACTACTGTAATATGGACCAGTCGGAGTGGTTAACAAAGCAAATTTATAGGTATCAGATGCCTTAACGCCCAAATAAGGATCCATTGCGAACATTACCGGGCGGATATATAAAGCATAATCTTCTTGATCAGGCACCCACTTCTCATCAACATTGATCAGTGCGGCTAAACCTTGCATAAAAATTTCTTCTGGAATACCCGGCATCGACATTCTGGCGGCTGATTTGTTAAAACGTTCGAAGTTTTTATCAGCACGGAACACACTAATCCTTCCATCTGGTTGGCGATAAGCCTTTAACCCTTCGAAAATTGCCTGTCCGTAATGAAGCGCAGAAATTGCCGGGCTCATCGGAATTGGACCATAAGGAAGAATCTGTAAATTTTTCCATTCGCCATCTTCGTAATCGGCAGTAAACATGTGATCGGTAAAAACCTTACCGAACGGTAATTGCGAAAAATCAGTAACAGTCAAACGTGTTTCGTTTGCTTTAGTGATTTTTATATCTAATGTCTCGGTCATTGTATTTGAATTTTGAATGAGTGAATGATCGAATGATTGAGTGTTTACCCGCTCATTCTCTAATTCAATAATTCACTCATTCTGTCATTAATTATTTCGCGCAAATTAAGAAAAAACAGCCTTTTTTAATAGCTTTTTATAATATTAATCTTTGTTTTTGAGTGTTTTAAGTACACTAAGCACCCAGCCTTTACCCCATTCTTCCATTTGCTCGTCGGTCCATAAGAAAGGATAAAAGATTCTTTTCTGAAAACGCGGAGGCAGATACTTTTGCCAGTTGGTTCCACCTGTTGCAGCAATATCAACGGGATCTTTCTCTAAATAACGCACGGCCGATTTGTAATGCGATAAAGGCCATTCCACATTTACATACAAATCCAGCTTACGTAATTCTTCTGCAAGTGCAGAAACATCTGCTCCATTGGCTTGTAATTGATGGTATAAAGCTGAGAAATTGGTTAAAGTACGGTCTTTTGCCAGTTGTAGAAACTGAGCCGCATACTTTTTAATAAATTGCTTTAAGGTTAAAGTTTGCTTACCGGAAGCCAGTTCGGTTGCACCGAATTTCCAGTAAATAAATTCGAATTGTTCTTCTATTGTTGCAGTGCTTAATTCTACGCGTTTGGATTTGTCTACTAACCGGATAAAATCCGTAGCACAGATCTCAATCATCCGGTACTGGCCCGATTGGAATCCACTGGCAGGCAATAACGACATCCGGAATTTCAGGAACTGTTCTTTCTCCATACCATCAACCATTACCTCAAAAGAAGTAGTTAAGGCGTTGAAATAAGCATTGATGCGTTTTACTCGTGCAGTAAAAAAGTCGGCAGTTAGATCTTCATGCTCCGCAATCTGCCTGCATTCGTGCAGTGCAAGCTTAAAATAAAGTTCGGTAATTTGGTGGTACATGATGAAAATCTCTTCATCAGGAATCGGCGTTTTAGGATTCTGCAAGCTCAGCAAAGTATCCAAATGGATGTAGTCCCAATAGGTTAAAAAATCTGCATATAAAAGTCCGTCCAGGTACGATGCCATATCTTGCCCCATTGCCGTATACTTTTCCTGTAGCTGATGTAGTTTGTCTTTTATTTCGGGTGTGAAATCCATGGTTTAAAGTT
Encoded proteins:
- a CDS encoding branched-chain amino acid aminotransferase, whose amino-acid sequence is MTETLDIKITKANETRLTVTDFSQLPFGKVFTDHMFTADYEDGEWKNLQILPYGPIPMSPAISALHYGQAIFEGLKAYRQPDGRISVFRADKNFERFNKSAARMSMPGIPEEIFMQGLAALINVDEKWVPDQEDYALYIRPVMFAMDPYLGVKASDTYKFALLTTPTGPYYSSALKVKIETEFTRADEGGVGFAKTAGNYARSLYPFEQAKKEGYDQLIWTDSVTHEFIEEAGTANLLFVINGKLVTPSVRSTVLDGVTRDTIIKLAKDAGIEVEERRVSVKEVIEGIEKGSLTEAFAAGTAATVTHVGEMGYNGQIYKLTDPSTRHISNGIAKKLNDIRYGLAPDEFGWNWVL
- a CDS encoding tryptophan 2,3-dioxygenase family protein, producing the protein MDFTPEIKDKLHQLQEKYTAMGQDMASYLDGLLYADFLTYWDYIHLDTLLSLQNPKTPIPDEEIFIMYHQITELYFKLALHECRQIAEHEDLTADFFTARVKRINAYFNALTTSFEVMVDGMEKEQFLKFRMSLLPASGFQSGQYRMIEICATDFIRLVDKSKRVELSTATIEEQFEFIYWKFGATELASGKQTLTLKQFIKKYAAQFLQLAKDRTLTNFSALYHQLQANGADVSALAEELRKLDLYVNVEWPLSHYKSAVRYLEKDPVDIAATGGTNWQKYLPPRFQKRIFYPFLWTDEQMEEWGKGWVLSVLKTLKNKD